Sequence from the Corallococcus sp. EGB genome:
GAGGAAGTGGTCCAGGTCCGCCGGCAGCGGGAACGTGCGGGCCAGGCCCAGCGTGGCGTTGAGTTCGTCCACCTCGCCGTAGGCGTCCACCAGCGCGTCGTCCTTCGCCACGCGGCCACCGCCGAAGAGGCCCGTCTCTCCGGCATCGCCGGTCTTCGTGTAGATCTTCATGGCAGCCCTTTTTATAGCGATGCGACAGATGCACCGCCGTGCCGAGGTGGCCCGGGATCATTATTTTGATCAGCCGTTCGACCCCGCCTAAGGAAAAAGCCCAATGCGGCCATACCTGAGTCTGATGGAGCACGTCCTGAAGCACGGGACGCAGAAGGGCGACCGGACCGGCACGGGGACGCTGAGCCTCTTCGGCCACCAGCTCCGCTTCGACCTCACCCAGGGCTTCCCCCTGGTGACGACGAAGAAGCTCCACACGAAGTCCATCATCCACGAGCTCTTGTGGATGCTGCGGGGCGACTCGAACGTGCGCTCGCTCCAGGAGGTCGGCGTCACCATCTGGGACGAGTGGGCCAACGCGGACGGCAGCCTGGGCCCCGTCTACGGCCACCAGTGGCGCTCGTGGAACACGCCCGACGGCGGCCACGTGGATCAGATGCGGCAGCTGGTGGACGGGTTGAAGAAGAACCCGGACTCGCGCCGCCACCTGGTGAGCGCGTGGAACGTGGCGGACGTGCCATCCATGAAGCTGCCGCCCTGCCACGTGATGTTCCAGTTCTACGTGGCGGACGGGAAGCTCTCCTGCCAGCTCTACCAGCGCAGCGCGGACATCTTCCTGGGGCTGCCCTTCAACATCGCGTCGTACTCGCTGCTCACGATGATGGTGGCGCAGGCCACCGGCCTCACCGCGCACGAGTTCATCCACACGATTGGCGACGCGCACCTGTACTTGAACCACGTGGAGCAGGCGCAGGAGCAGCTGAAGCGCGAGCCGCGCCCCCTGCCGCGCATGCGCCTCAACCCGGACGTGAAGGACCTG
This genomic interval carries:
- a CDS encoding thymidylate synthase, whose product is MRPYLSLMEHVLKHGTQKGDRTGTGTLSLFGHQLRFDLTQGFPLVTTKKLHTKSIIHELLWMLRGDSNVRSLQEVGVTIWDEWANADGSLGPVYGHQWRSWNTPDGGHVDQMRQLVDGLKKNPDSRRHLVSAWNVADVPSMKLPPCHVMFQFYVADGKLSCQLYQRSADIFLGLPFNIASYSLLTMMVAQATGLTAHEFIHTIGDAHLYLNHVEQAQEQLKREPRPLPRMRLNPDVKDLFAFRYEDFTLEGYDPHPAIKAPVAV